From a single Candoia aspera isolate rCanAsp1 chromosome 2, rCanAsp1.hap2, whole genome shotgun sequence genomic region:
- the LOC134489031 gene encoding uncharacterized protein LOC134489031: METTEKARNNCQTMEQMPEEETRQLIPELSPEGFSKEDEDFLSGLNPEERECLEYLLQTINTLDKEILGDDERNHEKMEGSPGSQDPCQHSVICSMQQPSKFEEAAPLKPGPCPAVSKSKMTKSLSEESDEVTSRRWSDLCCPQAKLPPRSANSHPTRFKKFDTILKSGVNVQELRSRFLLHLDISAPVKEPAKDTVRLIKPAGLSSNAQRSTRDEALQKLGFLQKNTPFLDADRHIQLPCAERPNEEATAGSTYTIKKSP; encoded by the exons ATGGAGACTACTGAGAAAGCAAGAAATAACTGCCAAACGATGGAGCAGATGCCAGAAGAAGAAACACGGCAG TTGATCCCAGAACTTAGTCCTGAAGGTTTCTCAAAAGAGGATGAAGATTTCCTTTCTGGACTGAATCCAGAAGAGAGAGAATGCCTGGAGTACTTGCTTCAGACAATCAACACCTTGGATAAGGAAATCTTAGGAGATGACGAGCGGAATCATGAGAAAATGGAAGGATCTCCAG GTTCTCAGGACCCATGCCAGCATAGCGTCATCTGCAGCATGCAACAACCAAGTAAATTTGAGGAGGCTGCCCCACTGAAACCTGGTCCCTGCCCAGCAGTTTCTAAGAGTAAAATGACCAAGTCCCTTTCAGAGGAATCTGACGAAGTCACTTCGAGGAGATGGTCTGACCTTTGTTGTCCTCAAGCCAAACTTCCTCCTAGATCAGCCAACTCTCACCCCACCCGCTTTAAGAAGTTTGACACCATACTGAAGTCAGGAGTCAATGTTCAAGAACTCCGCTCGCGTTTCCTCCTCCACCTTGACATTTCTGCTCCCGTCAAGGAACCAGCAAAGGATACTGTAAGACTAATAAAGCCTGCAGGGCTTTCATCCAACGCTCAAAGGTCTACTCGGGATGAAGCGCTGCAGAAGCTGGGCTTTCTTCAGAAAAACACACCTTTTCTGGATGCAGATCGACACATCCAACTCCCATGTGCTGAAAGGCCGAATGAAGAGGCAACTGCCGGTTCCACCTACACCATTAAGAAGTCTCCATAA